ACATACCTGATACAAGCAGATATTTCAGACTGTCTTTCACTCTTTCAGCAGCTGATGCAAGTCTTCCCCCGACTGCCGGAACTTTTTTGATCAGATACTCAAGATCATCTTTTGCTTTATTATATTTACCTGCTGTTCTCATGCGTCCAAGAACGCTGTGCAAAGCACCAACGTTTGGAGCGATCGACATTTCATTATCATTCAAGACAACAATCATATCTTTCTTTTCATGTCCAATATGATTGAGTGCTTCAAGTGCCATTCCACCCGTCAAAGCACCATCACCGATAATTGGTACAACAAAATTGCTGTCGCCTTTAATATCACGTGCAATTGCCATTCCCATGGCAGCTGAAAGCGAAGTGGAGCTATGACCTGTTTCCCATACGTCATGCTCACTTTCAATCATTTTTGGAAAACCGCACAGCCCTTTATATTGTCTGAGCGTATCAAATTGATCAGCACGTCCTGTCAGGATTTTATGAACATATGATTGATGCCCGACGTCCCAAAGGAACTTATCAAACGGACTGTCAAAATGCTTATGAAGGGCAAGTGTTAATTCAACAACACCGAGATTTGGTCCGATATGCCCTCCTGTTGCTGATAATTTTTCAATCAGAAACGTGCGAATCTCTTCACTCAATTCAATTAACTGTTCCTTATTCATGTCTTTCAGAAAACCAGGGTCTTTTATCTGATTTATCTCCACCCGGATCACTCACTTTCTCCAAGGGGATGATAGACTTTTACATTTCAAGTCCGTTGATCCCCAGAATAAATTCTATTTCGATTTCTTTGTATCTTTAATTATAACAATGTGTAGCTTTTCCTCAAGAAATTGTAGGGTTTTTCCCACCCTGAATATGATATCCCTGGAAAAAGTGATTGCAAGAGACTTCCCCATTGCTTTTCCACCAACAGTGAGCGCAGCAATCAGACTTGTGAGGCCAATATTGATAGAACTCTCAACTAAAGAGCCCTGGCCCAGCTGTAGTTCATTAGCCAGCTGTATAATTACGATTGCCGCAGCCGCTCCGCTGATTATACCTGCTATATCCCCTATAACATCGTTACAGAAACTTGCAAAGCGGTCTGCGTTTCTGACAATCCGGATCGCATGCTTGGCTCCATATACTTTTTTAGCTGCCATTGCGTGAAACGGTTTTTCTTCCCCCGCTGCAGCTGCAATGCCCAGCATATCAAAAAATACGCCAATGATGACGATCATCAATACGACAATGAGTCCTACAGTCCAGTTCACCTGGTTAAGTATACTTGTCGAAAGAAGTGAAAAAATAGCCGCTAACACACCTGTGATAACGGCTATCGTAACACTCCACTTTATTGTTTTATGTAAGAAGCTGTTCACTTTATATCACACCTAACAAAAATAAAGGGGTGGTCGTGATCAGAGTTAACATTACGGCTTAGGTCCAGTAGGTTTTCCCAATTCGACACCAGCTGTTGCCATACTGGCGGTTTCCCATTATACCGAATTCGGCAGGGTTTCCCGCTGCCGGACTGGATTACCACTTAGTCCGCACTCTAATCCTCTGAACACGTGTGCGTACAGTCTAGGGGATTTCCCCGGCAGCCCTGATCCAGATTCCTTATCCTCTTTTGCAGAAAGGATTTCATACGGACTGAAAAGAACATATTAATGGCCAACTAATGTGTTCTCTGTAACCATAATCCCCTCACCTTCCACTCAAGGCAGGCTACGCTGCGGCTGATTGTCATCACTTCCGCAGGGTTATACAATCATTCACCTGCATATGCTTTATGCCAGCTGTAAATGAAAGCCTCCGCGGTAAGCGGGTCATCGCCCACATGCCATTGTGGATCGCCCGCAAACCTTACTCCCAGAAAAAGCCCAAAGCTGGGCGCCTCAAGCCTAAACCAGGAACTTCATCGATATGCCCTTTAGTGGATTTTTAGGCCCACCTTCGGAAACGGCGGACTGACTAGAATACTGCACCACCCATTGAGGGAAGTATAACATATTCATTTTTCTTATGTCTTGTGATAAACTCAGTTTTTTCTGCTGCCAATCAGATCAGTCAATTCCAGGAGCAACGCGGGTTCATTATGCAGTTCATACAGCAGTTCCCGAGCTTTATAAAGGTGATCATCCAACTTTTCCTTCGCAGATTGCATTCCCAAAATTGCAGGGTAAGTACTTTTTTGCCGCCCTTCATCACTGCCAACAGGTTTACCGATTTCTGCTTCATCACCTTCAATATCCAGAATGTCATCCCTGATTTGAAAAGCAAGCCCAATATGCTCGGCGAAAAGCCGGAGTTTATTTAGTTCATGTTCATCAAGCCCACTGATCACGCCACCTGCAACAGCTGCAAACTCCAGCAGCTTTCCCGTTTTTCTTTTATGAACGGATTCAAGCTGTTCAAGTGAAAGTGCCATTGATTCACCTTCTATATCTGCAACCTGACCGCCCACCATTCCTTCAGCTCCTGCTGCTTTTGACAGCATAGAAATAATTTTCACCTTAGATCTGTCATCAAACGGAGAATCAGCAACCAGTTCAAAGCTTTTGGTAAGCAGTGCATCTCCAGATAAGATGGCAACAGCTTCACCATATACTTTATGATTGGTTGGCAAGCCTCTTCTCAAATCATCATCATCCATACTCGGCAGATCATCGTGAATCAGAGAATACGTATGGATCATTTCAAGTGCTGCAGCGGTTTTAAGTCCCTGTTCCGTTTCATTACCGAACGTCTCCATTACTGCTAAAAGCAAAAGCGGCCGGATTCTTTTGCCACCCGCTTTTAAAGAATACAGCATTGATTCTTTCAGCGATTCAGGCGCTTCTAAAGCGGTGACGGCTGAAAATAATTCTTCTTCTACTTTGCTTTTTTGAAGGCTTGTAAAATGTCCAAGTGCATTCATTCAGATAGTTCCTCCGGATCGATTGGTGTTTCGCCTTCTTCAGTCATCATGACAGCCAGCTGTTTTTCAGCACTCTGCAGCTTTTCATGGCATAGCTTAGAAAGTTCTACACCTTTTTTATAATAGTCAATTGCTTCTTCTAAAGGGACATCTCCTTCTTCAAGCTTGGCCACGATTTCTTCTAGACCTTCCATTGCATCTTCAAAAGAGACTTTTTCAGTTTTCGCCATTTTGATCACGCTCCAGTTTTTCCTCTACTGAACAGATGAGATCTGCTGTTTGAAGTGATACTTTAATTTTATCGCCATTTTTAACCTGATTGCTACTTTTAATCAGCTCATTAGACTCATTAAATACCAGTGAATAACCTCTGTTCATTATTTTTAAAGGGCTGAGTGCTTCTAATGATGCTGCTGCCTGAATAAAACGCTGCCTATCTGAATTTACTTTTTTAGCAGCTGTATTTTCTAACCGGTCTATCAGCCGTTCAAGACTGTTTTTTTTACGTTCAATCTGACTGCCCGGGTTCAGCCTGATTAGCCTTTCATGTATTCTTTCTCTTTTAATCTCTGCCTTTTGTACAATCATCGCACTTTCTCTATAAAGTCTTTCATTCAGCCTGTCTAACAGCTGTGCATGAGGTTCAATTAATTTTCCAGGACGTCTGAATACGATTGAATCAGCCTGTTTTTTCAGCTGCTGTTTTTTATACTGCAGCTGCTGTGTGACCGCCCTGCCTGCCCTGATCTGAAGACTCATGATCCGTTCTCTAACTTCTTCAATATGAGGCACTGCGATCTCTGCAGCAGCAGTAGGTGTCGGTGCGCGGAGATCAGCGGCAAAGTCAGCGATCGTTACATCTGTTTCATGGCCGACTGCAGAAATAACGGGAACCGGAAAGGAAGCGATTGCTCTCGCTACCTGTTCGTCATTAAACGCCCATAGTTCCTCGATGGATCCTCCGCCACGGCCGATGATCAACAAATCAAGCGATGAATCTTCTGAGGCAGTTTGAAGTGCTTTTATAATGGAAGGAACCGCATTTTCTCCCTGAACAGAGCATGGGTATAATCGAATTGAGGCGATTGGATATCTTCTTTGAGCGGTCGTCATGATGTCTTTTATGACTGCACCGGACGGAGAAGTAATTACACCAATATGTTCGGGGTAAGGAGGCAGAGATCTTTTTTTGCTTTGATCAAATAATCCTTCATTTTGGAGTTTTTCTTTTAATTGCTCATAAGCAAGATAGAGTGCTCCTATGCCATCAGGCTCCATTTTTTTCACATAAAGCTGGTATTGTCCGCTTGATTCGAATACTGACACATCTGCCTGCAGCATGACTTCCATACCATTTTCAGGCTTGAATTTGAGAGATCCTGCAGCTGAAGAAAACATCACAGCACTGATTCTCGTTTTCTGATCTTTTAATGTAAAGTAGACATGTCCGCTTGAGGGCTGTTTGAGGTTTGAAATTTCCCCTTTGATCAGCACTCCTGATAAGTGGGGATCTGCATCAAACTTTCTTTTTATGTATTTAGTCAGTGCACTGACAGTTAAGTACCTTAACGTAGACATTTTAACACTCCTAAATGAGCAAAAGCGGCTCCGAAGAAAGCTTTCGGAACCGCCAAGCTGATACTTTATGTTATCTTGAAAAACGCTCAGCCGATTCTACTGTATTAAAGAGCAGCATGGTAATCGTCATTGGCCCTACGCCACCTGGAACGGGCGTAATGGCTGAAGCTTTTTGCCTGCACTGCTCAAAGTCTACATCCCCGCACAGTTTCCCATTATCATCGCGATTCATACCGACATCAATCACAACTGCGCCATCTTTAATATGATCTGCTGTAATCAGATTCCGGATTCCTACAGCTGCAATGATAATGTCCGCCTGTTTTGTATACGTTTTTAAATCGGATGTTTTAGAATGGCAATAGGTTACCGTTGCACTTTCGTTCAGCAAAAGCTGCCCCATTGGTTTTCCAACAATATTGCTTCTGCCAACGACTACTGCATGCTTGCCTTTAGGATCAATATGATGAAATTCAAGCATTTTCATAATGCCGTTCGGTGTGCACGGATAGAAAGCTTCTCCACCAGCCTGTAATCTGCCAATATTAATTGGATGAAAGCCGTCCACATCTTTTGATGGGTCGATGGCTTCGATCACCGCTGTTTCACCAATGTGATCGGGAAGTGGAAGCTGTACAAGTATACCGTGTATTGTCTGGTCATTATTTAACTGCTGAATAATATCAAGAAGTGCTGATTCTGTAACAGTATCAGGCAATTTAATCAGCTTTGAATAAATACCGAGGTTCTCACACGCTTTTTGCTTCATGGAAACATACGTTTTAGATGCCTGATTATCTCCAATTAATATGACTGCAAGTCCGGGCGTTACCTCTTTCAATTGTTTAATCCGGTCTTTTAACTGCTCTCTCATTTCCTGAGCAATATGTTTTCCATCAATGATTTCAGCTGACATTCAAATTTCCTCCCGTGATTCAATCACGTGAATGTAAGTGAGACACTACCTTCGAAAGAAGTCCATTCACGAATTTGCTTGATTTTTCATCACCGAAACGTTTTGAAATTTCAACCGCTTCATTCAGAACCACATTATGAGGCACATCATCTTTTTTATATAAAAGCTCATACAGCGCGACTCTCAGAATATTGCGGTCTACTCTCGCAAGACGCTCGATCTTCCATTTTTCAAGATGGTTCTGTATGACCTGATCGATCTCAGAAAGATGGCCGCTCACACCTTCTACCAGGTCTGTTAAATAATCATCATGCTTTTCATCTTCCAGAATATTTTTAATCGCTGTCTCCGGCGTCATTTCGTTCATTTCCATCTGGAATAACGCCTGCAGCGCTTTTTCTCTGGCCGTTCTTCTTTTCATTTCAGGTTTAACTCCTTCTCTATTTGCATAAAATCCATGTCATAAAAAGATCATAGCATAAAATGAGGCTTCCGACTAACTCTACATGAGAGGAAATCAAAAATTCAATTAGCGTATCCGCTTACATTTAAAAATAAAGCTTTGTTAAAAGATAGATGTTGATTGCATCTTCAAAAGAACGCTTTCCGCACGGCTCTCCTGGCACGCTTCTCCTGCAGGGAGTCGTCCCTTTCGCTACAATCAACTGCTGAACAAGAACATCATTGGACTTTAACTTAGACGAAAACAAAGAAAAGACAACAGCTTTGAGCTGTTGTCCATGATTATTCTTTATCTTCTTCTTCAGTCTTCACTGTTTCAAATTGAATTCCTACAACGTGAATATTCACTTCGTCAGCTTCAAGTGCTGTCATATTGAGCAGTGTCTGGCGGATATTATCCTGCAGCTTTTGAGCAACT
This region of Jeotgalibacillus malaysiensis genomic DNA includes:
- a CDS encoding polyprenyl synthetase — encoded protein: MNALGHFTSLQKSKVEEELFSAVTALEAPESLKESMLYSLKAGGKRIRPLLLLAVMETFGNETEQGLKTAAALEMIHTYSLIHDDLPSMDDDDLRRGLPTNHKVYGEAVAILSGDALLTKSFELVADSPFDDRSKVKIISMLSKAAGAEGMVGGQVADIEGESMALSLEQLESVHKRKTGKLLEFAAVAGGVISGLDEHELNKLRLFAEHIGLAFQIRDDILDIEGDEAEIGKPVGSDEGRQKSTYPAILGMQSAKEKLDDHLYKARELLYELHNEPALLLELTDLIGSRKN
- a CDS encoding exodeoxyribonuclease VII small subunit, encoding MAKTEKVSFEDAMEGLEEIVAKLEEGDVPLEEAIDYYKKGVELSKLCHEKLQSAEKQLAVMMTEEGETPIDPEELSE
- a CDS encoding exodeoxyribonuclease VII large subunit — encoded protein: MSTLRYLTVSALTKYIKRKFDADPHLSGVLIKGEISNLKQPSSGHVYFTLKDQKTRISAVMFSSAAGSLKFKPENGMEVMLQADVSVFESSGQYQLYVKKMEPDGIGALYLAYEQLKEKLQNEGLFDQSKKRSLPPYPEHIGVITSPSGAVIKDIMTTAQRRYPIASIRLYPCSVQGENAVPSIIKALQTASEDSSLDLLIIGRGGGSIEELWAFNDEQVARAIASFPVPVISAVGHETDVTIADFAADLRAPTPTAAAEIAVPHIEEVRERIMSLQIRAGRAVTQQLQYKKQQLKKQADSIVFRRPGKLIEPHAQLLDRLNERLYRESAMIVQKAEIKRERIHERLIRLNPGSQIERKKNSLERLIDRLENTAAKKVNSDRQRFIQAAASLEALSPLKIMNRGYSLVFNESNELIKSSNQVKNGDKIKVSLQTADLICSVEEKLERDQNGEN
- a CDS encoding methenyltetrahydrofolate cyclohydrolase → MSAEIIDGKHIAQEMREQLKDRIKQLKEVTPGLAVILIGDNQASKTYVSMKQKACENLGIYSKLIKLPDTVTESALLDIIQQLNNDQTIHGILVQLPLPDHIGETAVIEAIDPSKDVDGFHPINIGRLQAGGEAFYPCTPNGIMKMLEFHHIDPKGKHAVVVGRSNIVGKPMGQLLLNESATVTYCHSKTSDLKTYTKQADIIIAAVGIRNLITADHIKDGAVVIDVGMNRDDNGKLCGDVDFEQCRQKASAITPVPGGVGPMTITMLLFNTVESAERFSR
- a CDS encoding transcription antitermination protein NusB, with the protein product MKRRTAREKALQALFQMEMNEMTPETAIKNILEDEKHDDYLTDLVEGVSGHLSEIDQVIQNHLEKWKIERLARVDRNILRVALYELLYKKDDVPHNVVLNEAVEISKRFGDEKSSKFVNGLLSKVVSHLHSRD